A genomic segment from Polyangium mundeleinium encodes:
- a CDS encoding M3 family metallopeptidase, translated as MRTPSLTLVSLALALLACGGSTPEPVTPPNTDADTAKTSVATTTEKPADPPPAPAAKPAFDPVAMGMTPDGARKLCDEHLAKAKGLAEDIKALKGAPADKLTFAATVGRFDDVVLEVASAGEFPYLMGVAHPDAAVREAAKACEPKTDAFQTSLWLDADVAAVIQAYAKKGEKLEGERARLLADVLRDFRRNGLELPADKQARLRELNAEITKKGQEFMSNIGASTEWIEVDEKELEGLPKEYVASHKPNDKKKVRISTDYPDYFPFITYAKNRKLALELYAKFTNRGGKQNVRLLEELLTLRTEKAKLLGYETWADYAIEPRMAKSRKNVREFLDNLSAALKDPVKVELEELRKEHVRLGGKKTDVLYPADRYYLEDKVRKAKYNFDSQALAEYFEIGAVKKGLMDTTAKMYGLEYREVPAAAWHPDVTAYEVWSKGEKIGKFYLDLYARADKYKHAAMFGVRTAKRLSDGTWQQPMAALVCNFPKTEGSQPGLMSHEEVTTFFHEFGHVLHQLLTRSELATYSGSNAVRDFVEAPSQMFEEWAWSREVLDTFARHYKTGEKIPDALFTSMTKARTFGLALGTQRQLFLASLDQELHARKAPFDTTKVVEEVQGKVDVFPYVKGTHFQSSFGHLIGYDAGYYGYQWALSLSRDVLTRFRKEGLLNTTTAEAWRTEVLAKGGGEDERTMISRFLGRAPSHDAYFTYLKGKE; from the coding sequence ATGCGTACCCCGAGCCTCACCCTGGTCTCGCTCGCTCTCGCCCTCCTCGCCTGTGGTGGCTCGACGCCCGAGCCTGTGACGCCCCCGAACACGGACGCGGACACGGCGAAAACGAGCGTCGCTACGACAACGGAAAAGCCTGCGGATCCGCCGCCCGCGCCCGCGGCCAAGCCCGCGTTCGATCCGGTGGCGATGGGCATGACGCCGGACGGCGCGCGCAAGCTCTGTGATGAGCACCTCGCGAAGGCGAAGGGCCTCGCCGAGGACATCAAGGCGCTGAAGGGCGCGCCCGCGGACAAGCTCACGTTCGCGGCGACGGTGGGCCGCTTCGACGACGTTGTCCTCGAGGTCGCGAGCGCCGGAGAGTTCCCGTACCTGATGGGCGTCGCGCACCCGGACGCGGCGGTGCGCGAGGCGGCGAAGGCCTGTGAGCCGAAGACGGATGCCTTCCAGACGTCGCTCTGGCTCGACGCGGACGTGGCCGCGGTGATCCAGGCCTACGCGAAGAAGGGCGAGAAGCTCGAAGGCGAGCGGGCGCGGCTGCTCGCGGACGTGCTGCGCGATTTCCGGCGCAACGGGCTCGAGCTGCCCGCGGACAAGCAGGCGCGGCTGCGCGAGCTCAACGCGGAGATCACGAAGAAGGGCCAGGAGTTCATGTCGAACATCGGCGCTTCGACGGAGTGGATCGAGGTCGACGAGAAGGAGCTCGAAGGCCTGCCGAAAGAGTACGTCGCGAGCCACAAGCCGAACGACAAGAAGAAGGTCCGCATCTCGACGGACTACCCGGACTACTTCCCGTTCATCACGTACGCGAAGAACCGCAAGCTCGCGCTCGAGCTCTACGCGAAGTTCACGAACCGCGGCGGCAAGCAGAACGTGCGGCTCCTGGAGGAGCTGCTCACGCTCCGCACCGAGAAGGCGAAGCTGCTCGGCTACGAGACCTGGGCGGACTACGCGATCGAGCCGCGCATGGCGAAGAGCCGGAAAAACGTGCGCGAGTTCCTCGACAACCTCTCGGCTGCGCTGAAGGACCCGGTGAAGGTCGAGCTCGAGGAGTTGCGCAAGGAGCACGTGCGGCTCGGCGGGAAGAAGACGGACGTGCTCTATCCGGCGGATCGGTACTACCTCGAGGACAAGGTCCGGAAGGCCAAGTACAACTTCGACTCGCAGGCGCTCGCCGAGTACTTCGAGATCGGCGCGGTGAAGAAGGGCCTGATGGACACCACCGCGAAGATGTACGGGCTCGAGTACCGCGAGGTGCCGGCCGCGGCGTGGCATCCGGACGTGACGGCGTACGAGGTGTGGTCGAAGGGCGAGAAGATCGGGAAGTTCTATCTCGACCTCTACGCGCGCGCCGACAAGTACAAGCACGCGGCGATGTTCGGCGTGCGCACGGCGAAGCGCCTGTCCGACGGAACGTGGCAGCAGCCGATGGCGGCGCTCGTGTGCAACTTCCCGAAGACGGAAGGCAGCCAGCCGGGCCTGATGTCGCACGAGGAAGTGACGACGTTCTTCCACGAGTTCGGCCACGTGCTGCATCAGCTCCTCACGCGCTCGGAGCTCGCGACGTACTCGGGCTCGAACGCGGTGCGCGACTTCGTGGAGGCGCCGTCGCAGATGTTCGAGGAGTGGGCGTGGTCGCGCGAGGTGCTCGACACGTTCGCGCGGCACTACAAGACGGGCGAGAAGATCCCGGACGCGCTCTTCACGTCGATGACGAAGGCGCGCACGTTCGGGCTCGCGCTCGGGACGCAGCGGCAGCTCTTCCTCGCGTCGCTGGATCAGGAGCTCCACGCCCGCAAGGCGCCCTTCGACACGACGAAGGTGGTGGAAGAGGTGCAAGGCAAGGTGGACGTGTTCCCGTACGTGAAGGGGACACACTTCCAGTCGAGCTTCGGGCACCTGATCGGCTACGACGCCGGCTACTACGGCTACCAGTGGGCGCTGAGCCTGTCGCGCGACGTGCTGACGCGCTTCCGCAAGGAGGGTCTGCTCAACACGACGACGGCCGAAGCCTGGCGGACCGAGGTGCTGGCGAAGGGCGGCGGCGAGGACGAGCGGACGATGATCTCGCGCTTCCTCGGCCGCGCTCCGAGCCACGACGCGTACTTCACGTACCTCAAGGGCAAGGAGTGA
- a CDS encoding tetratricopeptide repeat protein, with the protein MRLAIVATPSLLSDMRAPPGALDGDILRSRLPLDDTAFEVVDIDPHVDLAEQLDTLFEQRKPGPEDELLFYVSSPVAVSVDGEFFLCLDPENPQTGDALTDVVAVFHDHVSGPVLFVLECRHAPAPADPFRSATVVAAAKEAVNPQRSGIELLIAARPSAPGVEDRPSPFTRALINAFDDADAETGLLARMLYERIKEGLVGVVPCFAHARGWTPFALIPVPVGSTIWKDAGVPALADAPSTLDAEALARGERLEEVTLESEAAEVLLGSLGKPHARSVRVEAVEPPPLREGSTENMPLSVDVVVDDAAFGERGPVTTLRSRILPSSTAPEAPAPEPAPEISPEITPEPAPEIAPEPAPILQAREPSAAYVATTLPEDRSFTRPEASVPRVIIQEPVPPSVAPATTPSPQAEEVSPAPAPRITVVPEIPEPAATTVASPGTSSPPPAPNASPAPETSPAVETSPAVFHRDAGDAMLAAKDHEGALGEYRKALGHLAPGDTEERAELYVRLATAKWGQEKRKEAISNLDKALTLRPEYRPALEALIVLNVTERDFRAVHAAEERLLATFTSDTERFEHLMEFGERWESIGSDPGRARASFERARDIRPEDLLVLGKLRRLYEHASEIDKGIEIRRRIAELTPVPRDRAASYLELATYCQEIEREELAIEMLELAIDSDSSMLEPLDTLARILSERQEWSQLEAIYRRALARLDRLPQGEPRRRAAWEIGRRLGLLFRDHLEDPLVALAYFERSVDERPEDLGGHLVVADLARTIGRHERALVHLRDAAKLDPQRAQSYHDIFDVAQKLRQPDVAYTASVVTAHLGVVESRERFLYDEHKPNGVPRFLSAMPAEGWDLLRDERRDTLTEGVLEAIAGAAIAARLEQLESDGRLPALDASQKQDLQRSTISIVRSFAWGSHFLGVTPPDVYVREDAGVSLVAIPATDATVLAGQHALRGRTLAELAFLVGRHLTYHVGHHRLLLFYPSLEELSACFVSAIAIALPDEPIPAKVRDVVLAFKPLFEAHLDDAQRKALEEAVSAFAAANVRPDLPRWAAAVERCATRAGYLLCGSLDVVATLLRAEPRGALDAETKIADLLGFTVSEAHSTLREAMGVSVQP; encoded by the coding sequence ATGCGCTTGGCGATCGTCGCGACGCCCTCCCTCCTCTCCGACATGCGCGCCCCTCCGGGCGCGCTCGACGGCGACATCCTGCGCTCGCGTCTCCCCTTGGACGACACGGCGTTCGAGGTGGTGGACATCGATCCCCACGTGGATCTCGCCGAGCAGCTCGACACGCTCTTCGAGCAGCGCAAGCCGGGGCCGGAGGACGAGCTCCTCTTCTATGTGTCGAGCCCCGTCGCGGTCTCGGTCGACGGCGAGTTCTTCCTCTGCCTCGATCCCGAGAACCCGCAAACTGGCGACGCGCTCACGGACGTGGTCGCTGTTTTTCACGATCACGTGTCGGGTCCCGTGCTCTTCGTGCTCGAGTGCCGCCACGCGCCGGCGCCCGCCGATCCGTTCCGCAGCGCGACCGTCGTCGCCGCCGCGAAAGAGGCTGTGAACCCGCAGCGCAGCGGGATCGAACTGCTCATCGCTGCGCGGCCCTCGGCGCCCGGCGTCGAGGATCGACCGTCGCCGTTCACGCGCGCGCTCATCAACGCGTTCGACGATGCGGACGCGGAGACGGGCCTGCTCGCGCGGATGCTCTACGAGCGCATCAAGGAAGGACTCGTCGGCGTGGTGCCGTGTTTCGCGCACGCGCGCGGCTGGACGCCGTTCGCGTTGATCCCGGTGCCCGTCGGCTCGACGATCTGGAAGGACGCGGGCGTGCCTGCGCTGGCAGACGCGCCCTCGACGCTCGACGCGGAGGCGCTGGCGCGCGGCGAGCGGCTCGAAGAGGTGACGCTCGAATCGGAGGCAGCCGAGGTGCTGCTCGGATCCCTCGGCAAGCCGCACGCGCGTTCCGTGCGCGTGGAGGCCGTCGAGCCGCCGCCGCTGCGGGAGGGCTCGACGGAGAACATGCCGCTGAGCGTGGACGTCGTGGTCGACGACGCTGCGTTCGGTGAGCGCGGTCCGGTGACGACGTTGCGCTCGCGCATCCTGCCGAGCTCGACGGCGCCCGAGGCCCCAGCGCCCGAGCCTGCGCCTGAGATCTCGCCGGAGATCACACCCGAGCCCGCGCCGGAGATCGCGCCCGAGCCTGCGCCGATCCTGCAGGCGAGGGAGCCTTCTGCGGCCTACGTGGCGACGACGTTGCCCGAGGATCGATCGTTCACGCGCCCCGAAGCGTCGGTCCCTCGCGTCATCATCCAGGAGCCGGTGCCTCCGTCGGTCGCGCCGGCGACGACGCCGAGCCCGCAGGCCGAAGAGGTCTCGCCTGCGCCTGCGCCGCGCATCACCGTCGTGCCGGAGATCCCCGAGCCCGCGGCGACCACGGTCGCGTCGCCGGGTACGTCCTCGCCGCCGCCTGCGCCGAACGCGTCGCCTGCGCCCGAGACGTCGCCCGCGGTGGAGACGTCGCCCGCGGTGTTCCATCGCGACGCTGGCGACGCGATGCTCGCCGCCAAGGATCACGAGGGCGCGCTCGGCGAGTATCGCAAGGCGCTCGGCCACCTCGCGCCCGGCGATACGGAGGAGCGCGCCGAGCTCTACGTTCGCCTCGCGACCGCGAAGTGGGGGCAGGAGAAACGCAAGGAGGCGATCTCGAACCTCGACAAGGCGCTCACGCTCCGCCCCGAGTACCGCCCCGCGCTCGAAGCCCTCATCGTGCTCAACGTGACGGAGCGTGATTTCCGCGCCGTCCACGCTGCCGAGGAGCGTCTGCTCGCGACCTTCACGAGCGACACCGAGCGCTTCGAGCACCTCATGGAGTTCGGCGAGCGCTGGGAAAGCATCGGCTCCGATCCGGGCCGCGCGCGCGCCTCGTTCGAGCGCGCCCGCGACATTCGCCCCGAGGATCTTCTGGTCCTCGGCAAGCTGCGCCGCCTCTACGAGCACGCGAGCGAGATCGACAAGGGGATCGAGATCCGCCGCCGCATCGCGGAGCTCACGCCGGTCCCGCGCGACCGCGCCGCGAGCTACCTGGAGCTCGCGACCTACTGCCAGGAGATCGAACGCGAGGAGCTCGCGATCGAGATGCTGGAGCTCGCGATCGACAGCGACTCCAGCATGCTCGAACCGCTCGACACCCTCGCGCGCATCCTCTCGGAGCGGCAGGAGTGGAGCCAGCTCGAAGCGATCTACCGCCGCGCGCTCGCCCGCCTCGATCGGCTCCCGCAAGGCGAGCCGCGTCGCCGCGCGGCGTGGGAGATCGGGCGGCGCCTCGGTCTCCTCTTCCGTGATCACCTGGAGGATCCGCTCGTGGCGCTCGCTTACTTCGAGCGCTCGGTCGACGAGCGCCCCGAGGATCTCGGCGGTCACCTCGTCGTCGCGGATCTGGCGCGCACGATCGGCCGGCACGAGCGCGCGCTCGTGCACCTGCGCGACGCGGCGAAGCTCGATCCGCAGCGCGCGCAGTCGTACCACGACATCTTCGACGTCGCGCAGAAGCTCCGCCAGCCGGACGTGGCGTACACCGCCTCCGTGGTCACCGCGCACCTCGGCGTCGTCGAGTCGCGCGAGCGATTCCTCTACGACGAGCACAAGCCGAACGGCGTGCCGCGTTTCTTGAGCGCGATGCCCGCCGAGGGCTGGGATCTCCTGCGGGACGAGCGGAGGGACACGCTCACCGAAGGCGTGCTCGAAGCGATCGCGGGCGCCGCGATCGCCGCGCGGCTCGAACAACTCGAAAGCGATGGGCGGCTCCCGGCGCTGGATGCGTCGCAGAAGCAGGACCTCCAGCGCAGCACGATCTCGATCGTGCGCTCGTTCGCCTGGGGCAGCCATTTCCTCGGCGTGACGCCGCCCGACGTGTACGTGCGCGAGGACGCCGGCGTGAGCCTCGTGGCCATCCCCGCGACCGACGCCACGGTCCTCGCGGGCCAGCACGCGCTGCGCGGTCGCACGCTCGCGGAACTCGCGTTCCTCGTGGGCCGGCACCTCACGTACCACGTGGGCCATCACCGGCTCCTGCTCTTCTATCCCTCGCTCGAAGAGCTCAGCGCGTGTTTCGTCAGCGCCATCGCGATCGCCCTGCCGGACGAGCCGATCCCCGCCAAGGTCCGCGACGTGGTGCTCGCGTTCAAGCCGCTCTTCGAGGCGCACCTCGACGACGCGCAACGCAAGGCGCTGGAAGAAGCCGTCTCCGCGTTCGCCGCGGCAAACGTTCGTCCGGACCTACCCCGCTGGGCCGCGGCCGTGGAGCGATGCGCGACGCGCGCGGGCTACCTGCTCTGCGGCAGCCTCGACGTGGTCGCGACGCTCCTCCGCGCCGAGCCGCGTGGTGCGCTCGACGCGGAGACGAAGATCGCCGATCTGCTCGGATTCACGGTCTCCGAGGCGCACAGCACGTTGCGCGAGGCGATGGGGGTCTCGGTACAGCCTTGA
- a CDS encoding protein kinase domain-containing protein — protein MSLWRKIRGRLFGESDEAASEEAPRGVDERATSTRAEPRREPARADVDEASAELAQLARVGAPDGPSEEQAILLLRKARGTVREAEAAARVLEAAEDYAVPEAVRLACADILAARGDEKGALEALANASSTPALLLAADLHASLGQLPRALGTIERVLARNIDTPGARERHKRWRAALGAAPGPARRLDEATVVTDAGARAPFRLLREVARGGAGTVYEAEDELLGRRLAFKVYHRRGRDREHLEREARLADRMRGPGVLRVLDADPEEGWLALEWIPRGSVRDVLARGDLAALVPIERWAPPLARALARLHAGGFVHADVKPANVLLRDTGEPLLGDFGIARPLGARGEGGSAGYVSPERIAGRSSDPRDDVYGYGRVLEDVLHRLGERGIAMDEAARWRAVADVCIGPDDRRPANGAELVGRLPTARAKVP, from the coding sequence GTGAGTTTGTGGCGGAAGATCAGGGGACGGCTCTTCGGCGAGAGCGACGAGGCCGCGAGCGAGGAGGCCCCGCGCGGCGTGGACGAGCGTGCGACGTCGACGCGTGCAGAGCCGCGCCGCGAGCCTGCGCGCGCCGACGTAGACGAAGCCTCTGCCGAGCTCGCGCAGCTCGCGCGTGTGGGCGCGCCGGATGGCCCGAGCGAAGAACAAGCGATCCTGCTCCTGCGTAAGGCGCGCGGGACGGTGCGCGAGGCCGAAGCCGCCGCACGTGTGCTCGAAGCCGCAGAGGATTACGCGGTGCCGGAGGCCGTGCGGCTCGCGTGCGCGGACATCCTCGCGGCGCGCGGAGACGAGAAGGGCGCGCTCGAAGCGCTGGCAAACGCGTCGAGCACACCGGCGCTCTTGCTCGCGGCGGATCTGCACGCCTCGCTCGGCCAGCTCCCGCGCGCGCTCGGGACGATCGAGCGGGTGCTCGCGCGGAACATCGACACGCCGGGCGCGCGGGAGCGGCACAAGCGATGGCGCGCGGCGCTCGGCGCAGCACCCGGACCCGCGCGGCGGCTCGACGAGGCCACGGTGGTGACGGACGCTGGGGCGCGCGCGCCGTTCCGGCTCTTGCGCGAGGTCGCGCGTGGCGGCGCCGGGACCGTCTACGAGGCCGAGGACGAGCTGCTCGGCCGGCGCCTCGCGTTCAAGGTCTACCATCGGCGTGGTCGCGATCGAGAGCACCTCGAACGGGAAGCGCGGCTCGCCGATCGGATGCGCGGGCCCGGCGTGCTCCGCGTGCTCGACGCGGATCCAGAGGAAGGATGGCTCGCGCTCGAGTGGATCCCACGGGGCTCGGTGCGCGACGTGCTCGCCCGGGGCGATCTCGCGGCGCTCGTCCCCATCGAGCGCTGGGCGCCCCCGCTCGCTCGGGCGCTTGCGCGGCTCCACGCAGGGGGGTTCGTCCACGCGGATGTCAAGCCGGCGAACGTGCTCCTCCGGGACACCGGCGAACCCTTGCTCGGCGACTTCGGCATCGCGCGGCCGCTCGGCGCCCGCGGGGAAGGGGGCAGCGCCGGCTACGTCTCGCCAGAACGCATCGCCGGCCGGTCGAGCGACCCGCGCGACGACGTGTACGGCTACGGCCGCGTGCTCGAAGACGTGCTCCACAGGCTCGGGGAGCGGGGGATCGCCATGGACGAGGCCGCGCGGTGGCGCGCGGTCGCCGACGTGTGCATCGGCCCGGACGATCGGCGCCCGGCGAACGGCGCCGAGCTGGTCGGGCGTCTGCCCACGGCGCGGGCGAAGGTCCCGTGA
- a CDS encoding FHA domain-containing protein: MGLFDRFLRWGEGRRAKDARARELAGDLASAATLYVEAEMPDEAARVLLLRADAEGSAEQRIAFCDVAARTAKSEEIQKRALGRKALLTLDVIRVRGGVSLKSELARVARELEGAGQLERAAEIYAELGDAEAEIRVLTEMGAIEKLEERLKASHAESRKVREVTDVRRRVADLDRTAERRAALDVARVALAERDDDVVADAARAIRARLATGPLVDLEIGGKRFHAALGEDVTIGRGEATILVGARAVSRTHLRIHCEGSEIFVEDLDTRNGTMLAGARIQGAIPVGEGIRLELGGEVPCGIERPTASPERELVPDGVVVTIAGTRFLAPLGPLVVGALHVDRVVHGDSGFVVLRTPSGAPRPILGEFELAAEVELCVGDEIRASRGGPVVLRVATGSREGSGSGA; this comes from the coding sequence GTGGGTCTCTTCGATCGCTTCCTGCGCTGGGGCGAGGGCCGACGAGCAAAAGACGCGCGCGCCCGGGAGCTCGCCGGTGATCTTGCTTCCGCGGCCACGCTGTACGTCGAGGCCGAGATGCCGGACGAGGCGGCGCGCGTGCTCTTGCTCCGTGCCGACGCCGAAGGCTCGGCCGAGCAAAGAATCGCGTTCTGCGACGTCGCCGCGCGCACCGCGAAGAGCGAGGAGATCCAGAAACGCGCGCTCGGTCGCAAGGCGCTGCTCACGCTCGACGTGATCCGCGTCCGCGGCGGGGTCTCGCTGAAGAGCGAGCTCGCGCGCGTCGCCCGCGAGCTCGAAGGCGCAGGGCAGCTCGAACGCGCGGCCGAGATCTACGCGGAGCTCGGCGACGCCGAGGCGGAGATCCGAGTGCTCACGGAGATGGGCGCGATCGAGAAGCTCGAAGAGCGCCTCAAGGCCTCGCACGCCGAGTCGCGTAAGGTCCGCGAGGTGACGGACGTGCGCAGGCGCGTGGCCGATCTCGACCGGACCGCCGAGCGCCGCGCCGCGCTGGACGTCGCGCGGGTCGCGCTCGCCGAGCGAGACGACGACGTCGTGGCCGACGCCGCCCGCGCGATCCGAGCGCGCCTCGCGACCGGGCCGCTCGTCGATCTGGAGATCGGCGGGAAGCGCTTCCACGCAGCGCTCGGTGAGGACGTGACGATCGGCCGCGGGGAAGCGACGATCCTCGTGGGCGCGCGGGCCGTGAGCCGCACGCACCTGCGTATCCACTGCGAGGGGAGCGAGATCTTCGTGGAGGATCTCGACACGCGAAACGGGACGATGCTCGCGGGCGCGCGGATCCAGGGCGCGATCCCGGTGGGCGAGGGGATTCGTCTGGAGCTCGGCGGCGAGGTGCCGTGCGGCATCGAGCGGCCGACGGCGTCTCCCGAGCGGGAGCTCGTGCCGGACGGCGTGGTCGTGACGATCGCGGGGACACGTTTCCTCGCGCCGCTCGGCCCGCTCGTGGTGGGCGCGCTGCACGTCGATCGGGTGGTGCACGGCGACAGCGGGTTCGTGGTGCTGCGGACGCCGAGCGGGGCGCCGCGGCCGATCCTTGGAGAGTTCGAACTCGCCGCCGAGGTGGAGCTTTGCGTCGGCGACGAGATCCGCGCGAGCCGCGGCGGGCCCGTGGTGCTGCGCGTGGCCACGGGGAGCCGCGAAGGGAGCGGGAGCGGCGCGTGA
- the pilB gene encoding type IV-A pilus assembly ATPase PilB has product MSNFTTGQTRLGELLVREKLISLQQLRQAQEEQRKSGTNLGQVLTKLGYLSDDDIASFLATQYGVPVANLDGTEFDPDVLKLVPRDVCEKQKIIPLFRSGTSLVVAMADPTNLHAIDDIKFLTGSIVEPRVASEGAITQAIERAYSAGPSYDEMLAEFGDEQVDFTVDTEDVNVLELEKAAEGAPVVRLVNAILLNAIKKGASDIHIEPYEKKLRVRYRIDGVLVEEMQPPMKLKNAIASRLKIMSSLDIAERRLPQDGRIKLKLGKGKEMDFRVSVCPTIWGEKIVMRLLDKSNLQLDMTKLGFDKKPLEDFQWAINQPWGMVLVTGPTGSGKTTTLYSALSELNQIETNISTAEDPVEYNLHGINQVQMQDSIGLNFAASLRSFLRQDPDIIMVGEIRDFETAEIAVKAALTGHMVLSTLHTNDAPSTISRLLNMGIEPFLITASVNLVLAQRLARKNCADCRQPFKQDPRALADFGFTPDQIKNAKLMKGAGCKTCNGSGYKGRVALYEVMRFTDNLKELVLQGASTAELKTAAIKNGMLTLRMAGIEKVMQGMTTTDEVGRVTMGD; this is encoded by the coding sequence ATGTCCAACTTTACGACCGGTCAGACCCGCCTGGGCGAGCTGCTCGTCCGCGAGAAGCTCATCAGCTTGCAGCAGCTCCGCCAGGCGCAGGAAGAGCAGCGCAAGAGCGGAACCAACCTGGGCCAAGTGCTGACGAAGCTCGGCTACCTGTCCGACGACGACATCGCGAGCTTCCTCGCCACCCAGTACGGCGTCCCCGTCGCCAACCTCGACGGCACCGAGTTCGATCCCGACGTCTTGAAGCTCGTCCCGCGCGACGTCTGCGAGAAGCAGAAGATCATCCCGCTGTTCCGGTCGGGCACCTCGCTCGTCGTGGCGATGGCGGATCCCACGAACCTCCATGCGATCGACGACATCAAGTTCCTCACGGGCTCCATCGTCGAGCCGCGCGTCGCCTCCGAGGGTGCGATCACCCAGGCCATCGAGCGCGCCTACTCCGCCGGCCCCTCCTACGACGAGATGCTCGCCGAGTTCGGTGACGAGCAGGTCGACTTCACGGTCGACACCGAGGACGTGAACGTCCTCGAACTCGAGAAGGCGGCCGAGGGCGCGCCGGTCGTGCGGCTCGTGAACGCGATCCTCCTCAACGCCATCAAGAAGGGCGCGAGCGACATCCACATCGAGCCGTACGAGAAGAAGCTTCGCGTCCGCTACCGCATCGACGGCGTGCTCGTGGAGGAGATGCAGCCTCCGATGAAGCTCAAGAACGCGATCGCGAGCCGGCTCAAGATCATGAGCTCGCTCGACATCGCGGAGCGCCGCTTGCCGCAGGACGGGCGCATCAAGCTCAAGCTCGGCAAGGGCAAGGAGATGGACTTCCGCGTCTCCGTCTGCCCGACGATCTGGGGTGAGAAGATCGTCATGCGCCTCCTCGACAAGTCGAACCTCCAGCTCGACATGACGAAGCTCGGGTTCGACAAGAAGCCGCTCGAGGACTTCCAGTGGGCGATCAACCAGCCCTGGGGCATGGTCCTCGTCACGGGCCCGACGGGCTCCGGCAAGACCACGACGCTCTACTCTGCGCTGAGCGAGCTCAACCAGATCGAGACGAACATCAGCACCGCCGAGGATCCCGTCGAGTACAACCTCCACGGCATCAACCAGGTGCAGATGCAGGACTCCATCGGCCTGAACTTCGCGGCCTCGCTGCGCTCCTTTTTGCGCCAGGACCCGGACATCATCATGGTCGGCGAGATCCGCGACTTCGAGACCGCCGAGATCGCGGTCAAGGCCGCGCTCACGGGTCATATGGTGCTCTCCACGCTGCACACGAACGACGCGCCGTCGACGATCTCGCGCCTGCTCAACATGGGCATCGAGCCCTTCCTCATCACGGCGAGCGTGAACCTCGTCCTCGCACAGCGCCTCGCGCGGAAGAACTGCGCCGACTGCCGACAGCCCTTCAAGCAGGACCCGCGCGCACTCGCCGACTTCGGCTTCACGCCCGATCAGATCAAGAACGCCAAGCTCATGAAGGGCGCGGGCTGCAAGACGTGCAACGGCTCGGGCTACAAGGGCCGCGTCGCGCTCTACGAAGTCATGCGCTTCACGGACAACCTGAAGGAGCTCGTCCTCCAGGGCGCCTCGACGGCCGAGCTAAAGACGGCCGCGATCAAGAACGGGATGCTGACCCTGCGCATGGCGGGCATCGAGAAGGTGATGCAGGGGATGACGACGACCGATGAGGTCGGCCGCGTCACGATGGGAGACTAG
- a CDS encoding type IV pilus twitching motility protein PilT, with the protein MSAETPGREPLRYTIQQLLKVMVDKGASDMHITRNSPPLLRIDGSVVPLKLPPLNDEDTKELCYSVLSEDQKLVFEKKNELDLSFGLSSISRFRANIFMQRGAVAGAFRQIPFKILSFDDLGLPPVASEIANKPRGLVLVTGPTGSGKSTTLASIIDKVNSEQRLHIITVEDPIEYIHNHKLSVVNQREVGADTASFKDALKYILRQDPDVVLVGEMRDLETIEAALTIAETGHLVFATLHTNSAVSSINRIIDVFPAHQQSQVRAQLSFTLAAVMTQQLVPKIGGGRTLALEVMVPNAAIRNLIREDKLHQIYSQMQVGQAGSGMQTMNQCLHGLYQRRLISLEDALAHAGDMEELRAMIEGRAVRRGPAT; encoded by the coding sequence ATGAGCGCGGAGACGCCGGGGCGCGAGCCCCTTCGTTACACGATCCAGCAGCTCCTCAAGGTCATGGTCGACAAGGGGGCGAGCGACATGCACATCACGCGGAACTCGCCTCCGCTCCTGCGCATCGACGGCTCGGTCGTCCCGCTCAAGCTCCCGCCGCTGAACGACGAAGACACGAAGGAGCTCTGCTACTCGGTCCTCAGCGAGGATCAGAAGCTCGTCTTCGAGAAGAAGAACGAGCTCGACCTCTCGTTCGGCCTGTCGAGCATCTCCCGCTTCCGCGCGAACATCTTCATGCAGCGCGGCGCCGTCGCGGGCGCGTTCCGCCAGATCCCCTTCAAGATCCTGAGCTTCGACGATCTTGGCTTGCCGCCCGTGGCCTCCGAGATCGCCAACAAGCCACGCGGCCTCGTGCTGGTCACGGGACCGACCGGCTCCGGCAAGAGCACCACGCTCGCGAGCATCATCGACAAGGTGAACTCGGAGCAGCGCCTGCACATCATCACGGTCGAGGACCCGATCGAGTACATCCACAACCACAAGCTCTCGGTCGTGAACCAGCGCGAGGTCGGGGCCGACACGGCGTCGTTCAAGGACGCGCTCAAGTACATCCTCCGCCAGGATCCGGACGTCGTGCTCGTCGGCGAGATGCGTGATCTCGAGACCATCGAGGCCGCGCTGACGATCGCCGAGACGGGCCACCTCGTCTTCGCCACGCTGCACACGAACAGCGCGGTCTCCTCGATCAACCGCATCATCGACGTCTTCCCCGCGCATCAGCAGTCGCAGGTCCGCGCGCAGCTCAGCTTCACGCTCGCGGCCGTCATGACGCAGCAGCTCGTCCCCAAGATCGGCGGAGGCCGCACGCTCGCGCTCGAGGTCATGGTGCCGAACGCGGCCATCCGGAACCTCATCCGCGAGGACAAGCTCCACCAGATCTACTCGCAGATGCAGGTCGGCCAGGCAGGCAGCGGCATGCAGACGATGAACCAGTGCCTTCACGGGCTCTACCAGCGCCGTCTGATCTCGCTCGAAGACGCGCTCGCCCACGCCGGTGACATGGAGGAGCTGCGCGCCATGATCGAAGGGCGCGCCGTCCGCCGTGGCCCCGCGACCTGA